From one Mycolicibacterium sp. HK-90 genomic stretch:
- a CDS encoding nuclear transport factor 2 family protein gives MSRDISAQLPAVVRRYLDAVNAFDTDAVLATFTADAVVNDNHREFADPAAIRTWIAQEITGDRVTMEVTDADVRPGVIVLCARYDGEFDKTNLPDELILTNYIVVRDDAIAALFIAFNNG, from the coding sequence ATGTCCCGTGATATTTCAGCTCAGCTCCCCGCAGTCGTGCGCCGCTACCTCGACGCAGTCAACGCCTTCGACACCGATGCCGTACTGGCCACCTTCACGGCGGACGCCGTGGTCAACGACAACCACCGCGAGTTCGCCGATCCCGCGGCCATCCGCACTTGGATCGCCCAGGAGATCACCGGTGACCGCGTCACCATGGAGGTCACCGACGCCGACGTACGGCCAGGAGTGATCGTCTTGTGCGCCCGCTATGACGGCGAGTTCGACAAGACGAACCTGCCTGACGAACTGATCCTGACGAACTACATCGTGGTCCGTGACGACGCGATCGCGGCACTGTTCATAGCCTTCAACAACGGCTGA
- a CDS encoding MerR family transcriptional regulator: MNIDLSIGDFSRMTQLPVKTLRHYHEVGLLVPDRIDSSSGYRYYTVEQVATAQVVRRLRQLDMPIADVRAVLAVAPAERNALISDHLRRLEDRLTATRSAVESLRAILEPPDETSSIEYRSVPVVAAAAITATVDRDDLPAWWQGAVGELRATVHADPGLVATGAPGALFGFDIFSRDRGAATVFIPVDGRVRPVGRVEPQNVPAAELAVVSHRGPHDDVDLAYSALGEYATRREISVEGPLREYYERFAWDTDDSAQWRTTLCWPVFRADA, encoded by the coding sequence GTGAACATCGACCTGTCTATCGGCGACTTCTCGCGGATGACGCAATTGCCGGTCAAGACGCTGCGGCACTATCACGAGGTAGGTCTGCTCGTACCCGACCGCATCGATTCTTCTTCGGGCTATCGCTACTACACCGTCGAGCAGGTGGCCACCGCGCAAGTGGTGCGCCGCCTGCGTCAGCTCGACATGCCGATCGCCGATGTGCGCGCGGTGCTCGCTGTCGCACCGGCCGAGCGCAATGCGTTGATCAGTGACCATCTGCGACGGCTGGAGGATCGGCTTACGGCCACCCGCAGCGCCGTCGAGTCCTTGCGGGCCATCCTGGAGCCGCCGGATGAGACGTCGAGTATCGAGTACCGCAGTGTCCCGGTGGTTGCGGCCGCCGCGATCACGGCGACGGTGGATCGTGACGATCTGCCGGCCTGGTGGCAGGGCGCGGTCGGGGAACTTCGCGCCACGGTCCACGCCGATCCCGGGCTGGTGGCGACCGGCGCACCCGGCGCGTTGTTCGGGTTCGACATCTTCAGTCGTGACCGCGGCGCCGCGACGGTCTTCATTCCGGTCGACGGCCGCGTTCGCCCGGTCGGCCGGGTCGAACCGCAGAACGTCCCGGCGGCCGAACTCGCGGTGGTGAGCCACCGTGGTCCCCATGACGATGTGGATCTGGCGTACAGCGCCCTCGGCGAGTATGCGACGCGGCGGGAAATCAGTGTCGAGGGCCCGCTGCGCGAGTACTACGAGCGATTCGCCTGGGACACAGATGATTCCGCGCAGTGGCGTACCACTCTGTGCTGGCCGGTCTTTCGGGCCGACGCATGA